A region of Firmicutes bacterium HGW-Firmicutes-1 DNA encodes the following proteins:
- a CDS encoding acetyl-CoA synthetase: protein MYKDYLLHNRKFTDYEDYYKNFQVVVPDNFNFAYDVVDRIATAEPDRIALVWADSEGNDRTFSFKELSLLSNQTAHYFKSLGIKKGDAVMLVLKNHYEFWFCILALHKLGAIAVPATHMLMKKDFIYRNNSASIKMIVAVNSSELLESVDASQDASPTLQKKVVVLGQKDGWEELYAGIAAMPESFERPTDDQDVNKKDLMLLYFTSGTTGNPKMVQHNYGYPLGHVNTALYWQQVMDKGLHYTVADTGWAKAVWGKIYGQWLCGSAVFVLEYDRFVATELLEAIEKYGITTFCAPPTIYRFVIKEDLTKYNLTSLKHCSVAGEPLNPEVFNQFLKGTGIRLQEGYGQTELTVTLGTFPWMEAKPGSMGRPAPGYDLDLVDEDGNTVKLGEEGQVVVRLDRVKPTGMFGCYYRDEVATSRVWHDNVYYTGDMAWCDEDGYYWFVGRADDVIKSSGYRIGPFEVESALLEHPAVLECAVTGVPDEVRGQVIKATITLSKGYLASDALAKEIQEHVKKVTAPYKYPRIIEFVDALPKTISGKIRRIQIREESK, encoded by the coding sequence ATTTATAAGGATTACTTATTACATAATAGAAAATTTACGGATTATGAAGATTACTACAAAAATTTCCAAGTTGTTGTTCCAGATAACTTCAACTTTGCGTATGATGTCGTAGATCGTATTGCAACAGCAGAACCTGATCGAATTGCACTCGTATGGGCAGATAGCGAAGGCAATGATCGAACATTTTCCTTTAAAGAATTGAGTTTACTGAGCAATCAAACAGCACATTACTTTAAGTCCCTAGGAATTAAAAAGGGTGACGCAGTTATGCTTGTTCTAAAAAACCATTATGAATTTTGGTTTTGTATTTTAGCGTTACATAAGCTTGGAGCAATAGCAGTTCCAGCAACACATATGTTAATGAAAAAGGATTTTATTTATAGGAATAACAGCGCTAGTATCAAAATGATTGTTGCTGTTAATTCTAGTGAGCTATTAGAGAGTGTTGATGCCTCTCAGGATGCTTCCCCAACCCTACAGAAAAAGGTAGTTGTTCTTGGGCAAAAGGACGGTTGGGAGGAGCTATATGCTGGAATTGCAGCAATGCCAGAAAGCTTTGAAAGACCTACGGATGACCAAGATGTAAATAAGAAAGATTTGATGTTGTTGTATTTTACGTCAGGAACTACTGGTAATCCTAAAATGGTTCAACATAATTATGGATATCCATTAGGGCATGTCAATACTGCATTGTATTGGCAACAAGTAATGGATAAAGGTTTGCATTATACTGTAGCAGATACGGGTTGGGCAAAAGCGGTATGGGGAAAAATCTATGGTCAATGGTTATGTGGTAGTGCTGTTTTTGTTTTAGAATACGATAGATTTGTGGCAACTGAACTGCTTGAAGCGATCGAAAAGTATGGCATAACAACCTTTTGTGCACCACCAACAATATATAGGTTCGTTATTAAAGAGGATTTAACTAAATACAACCTAACCTCACTAAAACATTGTAGTGTAGCAGGAGAACCGCTTAATCCTGAGGTTTTTAATCAGTTTTTAAAGGGTACAGGCATTAGATTACAAGAAGGATATGGTCAAACTGAGTTAACAGTTACACTTGGAACATTTCCATGGATGGAGGCAAAGCCGGGTTCAATGGGAAGACCAGCGCCAGGATACGATTTAGATTTAGTCGATGAAGATGGAAATACTGTTAAGCTAGGTGAAGAGGGTCAAGTAGTTGTAAGACTAGATCGAGTAAAACCAACAGGTATGTTTGGCTGCTACTATAGAGATGAAGTTGCAACAAGCAGAGTGTGGCATGACAATGTCTATTATACTGGCGACATGGCATGGTGTGATGAAGATGGTTATTATTGGTTTGTTGGTAGAGCTGATGATGTAATCAAATCCTCTGGATATAGAATAGGGCCTTTTGAAGTTGAGAGTGCCTTGTTGGAGCATCCAGCAGTATTAGAATGTGCAGTTACTGGTGTTCCAGATGAAGTAAGAGGTCAGGTGATCAAAGCAACGATTACTTTGTCAAAAGGTTATTTGGCAAGTGATGCTTTAGCAAAAGAAATTCAAGAGCATGTAAAAAAGGTAACGGCACCTTACAAGTACCCTAGAATTATAGAATTTGTTGATGCCTTACCTAAAACAATCAGTGGAAAAATTAGAAGAATACAAATAAGAGAAGAGTCAAAATAA
- a CDS encoding MFS transporter — translation MDVVFDKTKGLTDKTFHYCPGCTHGVAHRLVAEAMEELGVLDKAIGVAPVGCAVFAYEYFNCDMQEASHGRAPAVATGIKRVLPDHIVFTYQGDGDLASIGTAEIIHAAARGENITVIFINNTTYGMTGGQMAPTTLIGQVTTTSPNGRDPLLAGYPIKMSEMLATIEGASYIERVSLHDIKHIKHAKKAIKKAFENQINNKGFSLIEVLSTCPTNWGMTPKDAMVWLEKNMIPNFPLGVKKEVE, via the coding sequence ATGGATGTGGTTTTTGATAAAACAAAAGGATTGACCGATAAGACATTCCATTATTGCCCAGGCTGTACACATGGCGTTGCTCATAGACTTGTGGCTGAGGCAATGGAGGAATTAGGTGTTTTAGATAAAGCAATAGGTGTAGCACCTGTAGGCTGTGCGGTTTTTGCATATGAATACTTTAATTGTGATATGCAAGAAGCATCTCATGGCAGGGCTCCAGCTGTTGCGACAGGAATTAAAAGGGTGCTACCTGATCATATTGTTTTTACTTATCAAGGAGATGGTGATTTAGCTTCAATTGGTACCGCTGAAATTATTCATGCAGCCGCAAGAGGAGAAAATATTACAGTTATTTTTATAAATAATACTACGTATGGAATGACAGGTGGACAAATGGCACCTACAACCTTAATCGGTCAAGTAACAACAACTTCACCAAATGGTAGGGATCCATTGCTTGCAGGTTATCCTATAAAAATGTCTGAAATGCTTGCTACGATTGAAGGCGCTTCATATATTGAAAGAGTTTCATTACATGATATTAAACATATTAAGCACGCAAAAAAAGCAATCAAAAAAGCTTTTGAAAATCAAATAAATAATAAAGGCTTTTCCTTAATTGAAGTTCTTTCAACATGTCCTACAAACTGGGGTATGACTCCTAAGGATGCAATGGTATGGCTTGAGAAAAACATGATTCCTAATTTCCCATTAGGGGTTAAGAAGGAGGTTGAGTAG
- the acpS gene encoding holo-[acyl-carrier-protein] synthase translates to MIKGIGNDIIEINRIKKAIERPRFMEKHYTSNEIALYQSRNNNIEILAGNFAVKESVSKVFGTGVRGFSLKDIEVLRDELGKPYILLHNEAKKFAEEAQIEQILVSIAHSEKYVVGFAIGEGV, encoded by the coding sequence TTGATTAAAGGTATTGGTAATGATATTATAGAAATTAATCGAATAAAAAAGGCAATAGAACGTCCGAGGTTTATGGAAAAACATTATACGAGTAATGAAATAGCCTTATACCAATCAAGAAATAACAATATTGAAATTCTTGCCGGAAATTTTGCGGTTAAGGAATCAGTGTCAAAGGTTTTTGGGACAGGTGTTAGAGGTTTTTCATTAAAAGATATTGAAGTACTTAGAGATGAACTTGGGAAGCCTTATATTTTATTACACAATGAAGCAAAAAAGTTTGCTGAAGAAGCACAAATCGAACAGATACTAGTTTCAATCGCCCATAGTGAAAAATATGTGGTAGGTTTTGCAATAGGGGAAGGTGTATAG
- a CDS encoding redox-sensing transcriptional repressor Rex — protein sequence MIEKKISVAVIKRLPRYYRYLGDLLENDVVRISSKELSKKMDVTASQIRQDLNNFGGFGQQGYGYNVEYLYHEIGKILGLEKKHKVIIVGAGNLGQALANYTDFEKRGFILEGIFDVNPRLVGMTVRGIEIKDIGEMEKIVKSGEIDIAVLTIPKQKAVKVGNDLINWGIKGIWNFAPIDLKLKLSSDVVVENVHLSDSLMTLSYNINCKE from the coding sequence ATGATAGAAAAAAAGATTTCGGTTGCAGTCATTAAAAGATTACCGAGATACTATAGGTATTTAGGAGATCTACTTGAAAATGATGTAGTAAGAATTTCTTCAAAAGAATTAAGTAAAAAAATGGATGTAACAGCATCACAAATTAGACAAGATCTTAATAATTTTGGGGGTTTTGGACAACAAGGATATGGTTATAATGTAGAATATCTTTATCATGAAATTGGTAAAATACTTGGTCTTGAGAAAAAACACAAAGTCATTATTGTTGGGGCAGGAAATCTAGGCCAAGCCTTAGCAAATTATACTGATTTTGAGAAAAGAGGTTTTATTCTTGAAGGTATTTTTGATGTTAATCCAAGATTGGTCGGCATGACTGTCAGAGGTATAGAAATAAAAGATATTGGTGAAATGGAAAAGATTGTCAAAAGTGGTGAAATTGATATCGCTGTACTGACAATTCCGAAACAGAAGGCAGTAAAAGTAGGTAATGACCTCATTAACTGGGGAATTAAGGGTATATGGAATTTTGCTCCTATTGATTTGAAATTAAAACTTTCTTCTGATGTAGTTGTAGAAAATGTGCATTTATCCGATAGTTTGATGACTTTATCTTATAACATTAATTGCAAAGAATAA
- a CDS encoding ABC transporter, which produces MILSGNNLAKAFITDVLFKDVSFQINEKEKVAVVGINGAGKSTLFKIITKELLPDTGNVVISNQTTVGYLSQNSTLDSDKSIYEEILSAKANILEMEDELLNVEKEIATHAKNEEIFEQLSTKYMNLRHEFEMLDGYSYKSRVKGILKGLGFCEEEFDKMASVLSGGQKTRLALAKILVSQPELLLLDEPTNHLDINATEWLENYLTTYNGTLLIISHDRYFLDKIVSKVIELEAGKCKTYMGNYSFYAKHKAINEEIEEKHYETQQKDIKKQEEVIKQLRSFNREKSIKRARSREKALDKVERLDKPQALNDTMKFTLKPKHESGNDVLSVQDLKMSFSSQQIFENVSFDLLKGEKIALIGKNGSGKTTIFKILTDHIQPTNGRVKLGANVHVGYYDQEHSLLNPQNNLIDEISDTYPTMNVGDIRNVLAAFLFTKDDVFKQITSLSGGEKGRLTLAKLMLSQSNLLLLDEPTNHLDVVSREVLESTLNKYTGTLFFISHDRYFINQVATRILDLSFEGIKSYSGNYDYYIEKRSEEINSSELHEEPDNSKTKTNKALWLQNKELETQKRKKEKLIEKTELEIHEVEDKMKEIDLLLCQDEIYTDHLKVQELSDQKTNLEDELSDLYQLWDTLHED; this is translated from the coding sequence ATGATTCTTTCAGGCAATAATTTAGCAAAAGCTTTTATCACTGATGTCCTATTTAAGGATGTTAGCTTCCAAATCAATGAAAAAGAAAAGGTAGCAGTTGTCGGTATTAATGGCGCTGGCAAATCTACTCTATTTAAAATAATAACAAAGGAATTACTTCCTGATACAGGTAATGTTGTAATTTCTAATCAAACTACCGTAGGATACTTATCTCAAAATTCAACGCTAGACTCAGACAAATCCATCTACGAAGAAATTTTAAGTGCTAAAGCGAATATTCTAGAAATGGAAGATGAGCTACTAAATGTTGAAAAAGAGATTGCTACACATGCAAAAAACGAAGAAATCTTCGAGCAATTATCTACCAAATACATGAATCTACGTCATGAATTTGAAATGCTCGATGGTTATAGCTACAAAAGTCGAGTTAAAGGTATTCTGAAGGGCTTAGGTTTTTGTGAAGAAGAATTCGATAAAATGGCTTCGGTTTTATCCGGTGGTCAAAAGACACGTCTCGCTTTGGCAAAAATTTTAGTGAGTCAACCTGAGCTACTATTACTTGATGAACCAACAAATCATCTTGATATCAATGCTACAGAATGGCTAGAAAACTACTTAACGACCTATAACGGCACTTTACTTATCATCTCTCATGACCGTTATTTTCTTGACAAAATAGTATCAAAGGTAATTGAGCTTGAAGCAGGTAAATGCAAGACTTACATGGGCAATTACTCTTTTTATGCGAAACATAAAGCAATCAATGAAGAGATTGAAGAAAAACATTATGAAACTCAACAAAAGGATATTAAAAAGCAAGAAGAGGTCATTAAGCAATTAAGATCCTTCAATAGAGAAAAAAGCATAAAAAGAGCTAGAAGCCGCGAGAAAGCTTTGGATAAAGTAGAAAGATTAGATAAGCCTCAAGCCTTAAATGATACAATGAAATTCACTTTAAAGCCAAAGCATGAAAGTGGAAATGATGTGCTTTCAGTACAGGATTTAAAAATGTCATTCTCCTCTCAACAAATATTTGAGAACGTCAGCTTTGATCTATTGAAAGGAGAAAAAATAGCTCTTATTGGTAAAAACGGCTCAGGAAAAACTACTATTTTCAAAATACTAACGGATCATATCCAACCTACCAATGGACGAGTTAAGTTAGGTGCAAATGTTCATGTTGGATACTATGATCAAGAGCATAGCCTATTAAATCCTCAAAACAACTTAATAGATGAAATATCCGATACCTACCCTACTATGAATGTTGGGGATATTAGAAATGTGCTTGCTGCCTTTTTGTTCACGAAGGATGATGTTTTTAAGCAGATTACTTCTTTAAGTGGTGGTGAAAAAGGTCGATTAACTCTTGCCAAGTTGATGCTGTCACAATCAAATTTGTTGCTTCTAGATGAACCGACAAATCATTTGGACGTTGTTTCTAGGGAAGTACTTGAGTCTACCTTAAATAAATATACGGGAACTCTATTTTTTATATCTCATGATAGATATTTCATTAATCAAGTTGCTACCCGTATTTTAGATTTAAGCTTTGAAGGTATAAAGAGCTACTCTGGCAATTATGATTATTATATTGAAAAACGCTCTGAAGAAATTAACTCCTCTGAACTGCATGAGGAACCAGACAATTCTAAAACCAAAACGAATAAAGCCCTTTGGCTCCAGAATAAGGAATTAGAAACACAAAAAAGAAAAAAAGAGAAGCTCATTGAGAAAACAGAGCTTGAAATACATGAAGTTGAAGATAAAATGAAAGAAATAGATTTATTATTGTGTCAAGATGAAATCTACACTGATCATCTGAAGGTACAAGAACTCTCAGATCAAAAGACGAACCTTGAAGACGAACTTTCAGATTTATATCAGCTTTGGGATACGTTACATGAAGATTAG
- a CDS encoding 3-methyl-2-oxobutanoate dehydrogenase subunit VorB (catalyzes the coenzyme A-dependent oxidation of 3-methyl-2-oxobutanoate coupled to the reduction of ferredoxin producing S-(2-methylpropanoyl)-CoA): MAKVLMKGNEAIAEAAIQAGCKYFFGYPITPQNEIPAYMAKKLPQIGGTFLQAESEIAAINMVYGAAGTGARVMTSSSGPGISLKQEGISYIAGADLPCVIVNIVRSGPGLGGIQPAQSDYFQTVKGGGHGDYHMVVYAPATIQEAVDVTMEAFDVADQYRTPVTILGDGMLGQMMEPVEFKQPKKRVLEEKTWATTGYHGDRPRNIINSLYIVPSVLEETIRKRFDRYAVIKEQETKVEIYNCENAEIIIAAYGTTSRICKNVIEAAEKIGIKVGLIRPITVWPFPDKAFEEYANKDYVKAFLSVEMSMGQMVEDVRLAVNGRKPVRFTGRTGGMVPTPKEILDVIKLILEEAK, translated from the coding sequence ATGGCTAAAGTTTTAATGAAAGGCAATGAAGCTATTGCTGAGGCAGCTATTCAAGCGGGATGTAAGTATTTTTTTGGATATCCCATTACACCACAAAATGAAATTCCGGCCTATATGGCAAAAAAGCTTCCTCAAATTGGTGGTACATTTTTACAAGCTGAATCTGAAATAGCTGCAATAAATATGGTATATGGAGCAGCAGGCACAGGTGCTAGAGTTATGACTTCATCATCTGGACCTGGTATTAGTTTAAAGCAAGAAGGAATATCTTATATTGCAGGAGCAGATTTGCCGTGTGTAATCGTGAATATCGTTAGAAGTGGTCCTGGACTAGGAGGAATTCAACCAGCGCAATCTGATTATTTCCAAACAGTTAAGGGTGGAGGACATGGAGATTACCACATGGTAGTTTATGCTCCGGCAACGATTCAAGAAGCGGTTGATGTAACGATGGAAGCATTTGATGTAGCTGACCAATATAGAACACCAGTTACCATTCTCGGTGATGGTATGTTAGGACAAATGATGGAACCGGTTGAATTTAAACAACCTAAAAAAAGAGTTCTTGAAGAAAAGACATGGGCAACAACAGGTTATCATGGTGATAGACCAAGAAATATAATTAATTCTTTATATATTGTACCTTCCGTACTCGAAGAAACTATTCGTAAACGTTTCGATAGATATGCAGTGATCAAAGAACAAGAAACAAAGGTAGAAATCTATAATTGTGAAAACGCAGAAATTATAATTGCTGCATATGGAACAACTTCTAGAATATGTAAGAACGTGATAGAGGCTGCTGAAAAGATTGGAATTAAGGTTGGTTTAATAAGACCAATTACTGTATGGCCATTCCCAGACAAAGCTTTTGAAGAATATGCAAATAAAGATTATGTTAAAGCTTTTTTAAGCGTTGAGATGAGTATGGGACAGATGGTAGAGGACGTTAGACTTGCAGTAAATGGCCGTAAGCCAGTTCGTTTTACTGGAAGAACAGGCGGAATGGTACCAACTCCTAAAGAAATTTTAGATGTAATAAAATTAATATTGGAGGAGGCAAAATAA
- a CDS encoding bifunctional ADP-dependent NAD(P)H-hydrate dehydratase/NAD(P)H-hydrate epimerase, with amino-acid sequence MVAVTGQEMKEIDRFTIEEIGICSIVLMENAANAFMNELMKEPNIKNSYVVVFCGLGNNGGDGFAIARLLKLKNIDVQVVILGSPDEIKGDAKVNYNVLLQLDIPIRLILSELDLKHLIESVPKHAVFVDAIFGFGCNKNIDGLYALTILAINGLENKTFSVDLPSGVNANNGKIMGVAIEAYKTITFCLPKVGLLLYPGAAYTGDVVVVDIGVPEKAWMDKPYQHEIIESSFSQLLPKRRVISHKGTYGKALIIAGSKSMMGAAILCARSAYQVGCGIVKIIAEKGHEDALFASIPEAIVEGYHRNENFNEDLERMNEAIKWADAILIGPGMTEDEYTKKLLEMVLKNEDKKIIIDADGLNVLSKNMDLLNQWNHNIIITPHIGEMARLTAHNTNEIIGNTVEFSLAFSRENKIITVLKSERTIIAHEDGVFINSLGNNGMATAGSGDVLAGIIVGLLAQDEKALKAATLGVYIHSKAGDIAKEQYGEHSLMASNIIDAISTVMR; translated from the coding sequence ATGGTAGCAGTAACAGGACAAGAAATGAAAGAAATTGATAGGTTCACGATAGAAGAAATCGGAATTTGTAGCATAGTATTAATGGAAAATGCAGCGAATGCATTTATGAATGAACTTATGAAAGAGCCTAATATTAAGAATTCTTATGTTGTGGTTTTTTGTGGATTAGGAAATAATGGTGGAGATGGTTTTGCAATTGCAAGATTATTAAAACTAAAGAACATAGATGTCCAAGTAGTTATTTTAGGATCACCTGATGAAATAAAAGGAGATGCGAAAGTTAATTATAATGTATTATTGCAGCTTGATATTCCAATTAGATTGATACTCTCTGAACTAGATTTAAAACATCTTATCGAAAGCGTCCCAAAACATGCTGTTTTTGTGGATGCTATTTTTGGTTTCGGTTGTAATAAAAATATTGATGGATTGTATGCGCTTACTATCTTAGCTATAAATGGACTAGAAAATAAAACCTTTTCAGTGGACCTGCCATCTGGAGTTAATGCTAATAATGGAAAAATTATGGGAGTTGCAATTGAAGCATACAAAACCATAACCTTTTGTTTGCCTAAAGTTGGTTTATTGCTTTATCCAGGAGCAGCTTATACGGGAGACGTAGTGGTTGTAGATATTGGTGTGCCTGAAAAAGCCTGGATGGATAAACCTTATCAACATGAGATCATTGAAAGTTCCTTTAGTCAACTATTACCTAAGCGACGTGTGATTTCTCACAAGGGTACTTATGGAAAAGCTCTGATCATAGCAGGTTCTAAAAGTATGATGGGAGCTGCAATCTTATGCGCTAGATCAGCCTATCAAGTAGGCTGTGGAATCGTAAAAATAATTGCAGAAAAAGGACATGAGGATGCATTATTTGCTAGTATCCCTGAAGCTATAGTTGAAGGATATCATAGAAATGAGAACTTTAATGAAGACCTAGAAAGAATGAATGAGGCAATTAAGTGGGCAGATGCAATCTTAATTGGACCAGGTATGACTGAGGATGAATATACAAAAAAACTTTTAGAAATGGTATTAAAAAATGAGGATAAAAAAATAATTATTGACGCAGATGGATTAAATGTTTTATCAAAAAACATGGATCTTCTGAATCAATGGAATCATAACATAATCATTACTCCACACATTGGAGAAATGGCAAGATTAACTGCACATAATACCAATGAAATTATTGGAAATACTGTTGAATTTTCACTTGCTTTTAGTCGAGAGAATAAGATTATTACAGTGTTAAAAAGTGAAAGAACAATTATTGCACACGAGGATGGTGTGTTTATTAATTCATTAGGTAACAATGGTATGGCAACAGCAGGTTCAGGAGATGTACTTGCCGGAATCATCGTTGGTTTATTGGCACAAGATGAAAAAGCGCTGAAAGCTGCTACACTAGGTGTATATATTCATAGTAAAGCTGGAGATATTGCAAAAGAACAGTATGGTGAGCATAGCTTAATGGCAAGTAATATCATTGACGCTATTTCTACTGTAATGAGATAA
- a CDS encoding transcriptional regulator — MSNLLQIKEISIRMKDLREIYELSEESLAKQLNVDLEVYKNYENAICDIPIGFLYDFANRFKVELMTLLTGDEPRLLQYEVVRKGQGLKIDRRKQYDYSNLAYNFIGKKLEPFLVTVPPTDEATAITCSHHEGQEFNYLLEGKMKMIIGKHEVVLEAGDAIYFNSNSPHGMKALGGAKAQFLAIIAG, encoded by the coding sequence ATGTCGAACCTTTTACAAATTAAAGAAATATCTATAAGAATGAAGGATTTAAGAGAAATTTACGAATTATCTGAAGAAAGCTTAGCAAAGCAACTCAATGTAGATTTAGAAGTTTATAAGAATTATGAAAATGCCATTTGTGATATTCCTATTGGCTTTTTATATGACTTTGCCAATCGTTTTAAGGTTGAGCTGATGACTTTGCTAACTGGTGACGAACCTAGGTTGCTTCAATATGAAGTGGTAAGAAAAGGACAAGGCTTGAAAATAGATCGTAGAAAACAATATGATTATAGCAACCTTGCTTATAATTTTATCGGGAAGAAATTAGAGCCTTTTTTAGTTACGGTGCCACCTACAGATGAGGCTACAGCAATAACTTGTAGTCACCATGAGGGACAAGAGTTTAATTATTTATTAGAAGGCAAAATGAAGATGATTATAGGTAAGCATGAAGTAGTCCTTGAGGCTGGTGATGCTATTTATTTTAATTCAAATAGTCCTCATGGTATGAAGGCTTTAGGGGGAGCGAAAGCTCAATTTTTAGCAATTATTGCAGGTTAA
- the alr gene encoding alanine racemase: MKQYHRVFAEINIDYIEDNLKAIKDYVGHNKEVMVVIKADGYGHGAIPIARQLYEAGINCIGVATIQEAIALRKYDIDIPIVVLGYSPVEEYENLVEYDIIQTVYKYSMAKGISDAATKAGKNAKIHIKIDTGMMRIGFFPDQATVDTIIKMHTLPNLEIEGIFTHFAQADGEDRSFTNDQIELFNCFISKLEENAITIPKIHASNSAGMIEYKNAHFDIVRAGIALYGLYPSSTIDHTKLILKPSLSLKSNIIFLKEVGEGVPISYGGTYTTSKRCKIATIPVGYGDGYPRSLSSKGRVLIRGQYAPIIGRICMDQFMVDVTDIKEVCEGDEAVLIGMQGESEISVEEIAELDGTINYEIVCQLGKRIPRVYYKNNQIIYTIDYF, encoded by the coding sequence ATGAAACAATATCATAGAGTATTTGCAGAGATTAACATAGATTATATTGAAGATAATTTAAAGGCTATTAAAGACTATGTTGGACATAATAAAGAAGTCATGGTTGTTATTAAAGCAGATGGCTATGGACATGGAGCTATCCCTATTGCAAGGCAGTTATATGAAGCTGGGATTAATTGCATTGGTGTAGCAACAATACAAGAAGCAATTGCACTTAGAAAATATGACATAGACATTCCTATTGTTGTGTTAGGATATTCTCCTGTCGAAGAATATGAAAATCTTGTTGAGTACGATATTATTCAAACAGTTTACAAATACTCTATGGCAAAAGGTATTTCTGATGCAGCAACTAAGGCAGGAAAGAATGCAAAAATACATATTAAAATTGATACAGGTATGATGAGGATCGGATTTTTCCCGGATCAAGCAACAGTAGACACAATTATCAAAATGCACACTTTACCTAACTTAGAAATTGAAGGCATATTTACGCACTTCGCACAAGCTGATGGAGAAGATAGGAGTTTTACGAATGATCAAATTGAATTATTCAATTGTTTTATTTCTAAGCTTGAAGAGAATGCAATTACGATTCCTAAAATCCATGCATCTAATAGTGCGGGAATGATTGAGTACAAGAATGCTCATTTTGATATTGTGAGGGCTGGAATAGCCCTATATGGATTATATCCATCTTCAACAATCGATCACACAAAACTTATTTTAAAACCATCTCTATCTTTGAAGAGTAATATTATTTTCTTAAAAGAAGTTGGAGAAGGAGTACCAATTAGTTATGGTGGCACATATACTACTTCTAAAAGGTGTAAAATTGCAACAATACCAGTCGGTTATGGTGATGGCTACCCAAGGTCCCTATCATCAAAGGGAAGAGTACTCATTAGAGGTCAATACGCACCTATCATTGGAAGAATATGTATGGATCAATTTATGGTTGATGTTACTGATATAAAAGAGGTATGCGAAGGTGATGAAGCAGTTTTAATTGGTATGCAAGGAGAGTCTGAAATTTCAGTTGAAGAAATTGCAGAACTTGATGGTACGATAAACTACGAAATAGTATGCCAACTAGGTAAACGTATACCTAGGGTATATTATAAAAATAATCAAATCATCTATACAATTGATTATTTTTAA
- a CDS encoding 2-oxoacid:acceptor oxidoreductase, producing the protein MAKVTFNEEKCKGCELCVSVCPKAIISLADRINSNGYRPAEVKEMDKCIGCAFCATICPDVVIKVEK; encoded by the coding sequence ATGGCAAAAGTAACCTTTAATGAAGAAAAGTGCAAAGGCTGTGAGCTATGTGTAAGTGTTTGTCCAAAGGCAATCATTTCACTAGCAGATAGAATAAATTCAAATGGATATCGTCCAGCCGAAGTTAAGGAAATGGATAAGTGCATAGGCTGTGCATTTTGTGCAACGATTTGCCCTGATGTGGTTATTAAGGTAGAGAAATAG
- a CDS encoding 2-oxoacid:ferredoxin oxidoreductase subunit gamma, which yields MTEQVIIAGFGGQGVMSIGQMLTYAGMIEDKNVSWLPSYGPEMRGGTANCNVIVSDELVGSPVVTEATAVLVLNKPSLDKFEIFVQENGLLIVNSSLVDKKTSRNDIKTYYIPANEIAADIGNDKIANMVMLGAYIELTKVVSIDSVLEALKKVLGESKAGLIPINRQALERGAACIQ from the coding sequence ATGACTGAACAAGTAATTATTGCTGGTTTTGGTGGGCAAGGAGTTATGTCAATAGGACAAATGCTTACTTATGCAGGTATGATTGAAGATAAAAATGTATCTTGGTTACCATCATATGGTCCGGAAATGCGTGGAGGTACAGCGAATTGCAATGTAATCGTATCGGATGAACTAGTAGGCTCACCGGTTGTTACAGAAGCAACAGCAGTGTTGGTACTCAACAAACCGTCCTTAGATAAATTTGAAATTTTTGTACAAGAAAATGGCTTACTTATAGTGAATAGTTCATTGGTTGATAAGAAAACCTCAAGAAATGATATTAAGACTTATTATATTCCAGCAAATGAAATCGCAGCAGATATTGGAAATGATAAAATTGCTAATATGGTAATGTTAGGTGCTTATATTGAACTTACTAAGGTAGTATCGATTGATAGTGTTTTAGAAGCCTTGAAAAAAGTACTTGGGGAATCAAAGGCGGGGCTTATTCCAATAAACCGTCAAGCACTAGAACGAGGAGCTGCTTGTATTCAATAA